The following coding sequences lie in one Syngnathoides biaculeatus isolate LvHL_M chromosome 16, ASM1980259v1, whole genome shotgun sequence genomic window:
- the LOC133514588 gene encoding lipid droplet assembly factor 1-A-like, protein MQPSSSNEMWERWSVTSKQVYNNPKVTLLMNSRAVAYLSGRPLLALAAVFFCATAAVPVALFLVFAAATLVVSAVAFLLVEGFLLSAAAAGLLCALAGAAFFSAAAAAMFSAFYVAVSNVVNYYYPHLAKVAKEYETDQQDEMSPDDTPQ, encoded by the exons ATGCAGCCGAGCAGCAGCAACGAGATGTGGGAACGTTGGAGTGTGACGTCCAAGCAAGTGTACAACAACCCCAAG GTGACGCTGCTGATGAACTCGAGAGCGGTGGCGTACCTGAGCGGGCGCCCGCTGCTGGCGCTGGCCGCCGTCTTCTTCTGCGCCACGGCCGCCGTGCCCGTGGCGCTCTTCCTGGTTTTCGCCGCGGCCACGCTCGTCGTGTCGGCTGTCGCCTTTCTTCTCGTGGAAG GCTTTTTgctgtcggcggcggcggcgggtctCCTGTGCGCTCTGGCCGGCGCCGCCTTCTTctccgcggcggcggcggccatgtTCTCCGCCTTTTACGTGGCCGTCTCCAACGTCGTCAACTACTATTACCCGCATCTCGCAAAG GTAGCCAAAGAGTACGAGACGGATCAGCAGGATGAGATGTCGCCCGACGACACCCCGCAATAG